A stretch of Vigna angularis cultivar LongXiaoDou No.4 chromosome 4, ASM1680809v1, whole genome shotgun sequence DNA encodes these proteins:
- the LOC108331729 gene encoding vignain: MAMKKLLWVVLSLSLVLGVANSFDFHEKDLASEESLWDLYERWRSHHTVSRSLSEKHKRFNVFKANVMHVHNTNKMDKPYKLKLNKFADMTNHEFRSTYAGSKVNHHKMFRGTQHGSGTFMYEKVGSVPASVDWRKKGAVTNVKDQGQCGSCWAFSTVVAVEGINQIKTNKLVSLSEQELVDCDKEENQGCNGGLMESAFEFIKQKGGITTESNYPYTAQEGTCDAAKVNDLAVSIDGHENVPVNDENALLKAVANQPVSVAIDAGGSDFQFYSEGVFTGDCNTDLNHGVAIVGYGTTVDGTNYWIVRNSWGPEWGEHGYIRMQRNISKKEGLCGIAMMASYPIKNSSDNPTGSFSSPKDEL; the protein is encoded by the exons ATGGCAATGAAGAAGCTCTTGTGGGTTGTTCTGTCCCTTTCTTTGGTTCTCGGAGTGGCCAATAGCTTTGATTTTCATGAGAAGGATTTGGCGTCCGAGGAAAGCTTGTGGGACTTGTACGAGAGATGGAGGAGTCACCACACGGTTTCGCGAAGCCTCAGTGAGAAGCACAAACGGTTTAACGTGTTCAAAGCAAATGTTATGCATGTGCATAACACTAACAAGATGGATAAGCCTTATAAGCTGAAACTGAACAAGTTCGCTGACATGACCAACCATGAATTCAGGAGTACCTATGCAGGCTCAAAAGTTAATCACCACAAAATGTTCCGAGGCACGCAACATGGGAGCGGGACCTTCATGTATGAGAAGGTTGGGAGTGTTCCTGCTTCAGTGGATTGGAGGAAGAAAGGTGCTGTCACTAATGTGAAAGATCAGGGCCAATGTG GTAGCTGCTGGGCGTTTTCAACTGTTGTAGCTGTTGAAGGCATTAACCAAATCAAGACAAATAAGTTGGTGTCATTGTCTGAACAAGAGTTGGTCGATTGTGACAAAGAAGAAAACCAAGGATGTAATGGTGGGTTGATGGAATCTGCTTTTGAGTTCATCAAACAGAAGGGAGGCATAACAACAGAAAGCAATTATCCATACACAGCACAAGAAGGAACGTGTGATGCAGCAAAG GTGAATGACCTAGCTGTGTCAATTGATGGTCATGAAAATGTCCCTGTGAACGATGAAAATGCACTGCTCAAAGCTGTCGCCAACCAACCTGTTTCTGTAGCCATTGATGCTGGGGGATCTGATTTCCAGTTCTACTCTGAG GGAGTGTTTACGGGTGACTGTAACACGGATCTAAATCATGGTGTGGCGATTGTGGGATATGGAACAACGGTTGATGGGACTAATTATTGGATAGTGAGAAACTCTTGGGGACCAGAATGGGGAGAACATGGTTACATCAGAATGCAAAGGAACATATCTAAAAAGGAGGGACTTTGTGGCATAGCCATGATGGCTTCCTATCCAATCAAAAATTCCTCTGACAATCCAACAGGATCTTTCTCATCTCCGAAAGATGAACTTTGA
- the LOC108331731 gene encoding peptide methionine sulfoxide reductase-like yields MAATGGDEGHNNPALDPDLDIPDTPDLQFAEFGSGCFWGAELAFQRIVGVVKTEVGYTQGHTPDPDYKLVCTGTTNHVEVVRVQFDPKVSPYTDLLALFWSRHNPTSINRQGNDVGAQYRSGIYYYDEQQAHLAQESKEAKQLELKEKIVTEIIPAKRFYKAEDYHQQYLEKGGGKGECNKQSAEKGCSDPIRCYG; encoded by the exons ATGGCTGCCACTGGAGGTGATGAGGGTCACAACAACCCTGCTCTTGACCCGGATTTGGATATTCCGGATACTCCGGATCTCCAGTTCGCTGAGTTCGGATCGGGTTGTTTCTGGGGAGCGGAGTTGGCCTTTCAGCGAATTGTGGGAGTGGTAAAGACCGAGGTCGGATATACTCAGGGCCACACACCTGACCCAGATTACAAACTGGTTTGCACAGGAACCACTAACCACGTTGAAGTGGTTCGGGTTCAGTTCGACCCGAAGGTTTCCCCCTACACGGATCTGCTTGCTCTGTTTTGGTCTCGACATAACCCAACTTCCATCAACCGCCAG GGCAACGATGTGGGTGCACAGTATAGATCAGGAATATACTACTACGACGAACAACAGGCTCATTTAGCCCAGGAATCGAAAGAAGCAAAACAGTTGGAGTTGAAGGAGAAGATTGTGACAGAAATTATTCCAGCTAAGAGGTTTTACAAAGCAGAGGACTACCATCAGCAATATCTGGAGAAGGGTGGAGGAAAAGGTGAATGCAACAAACAGTCAGCAGAAAAAGGTTGCTCTGATCCCATCAGGTGCTATGGCTGA